The genomic region GGCAAGCTGCGGCGCAAGGACAACGAGCACGTGGTCCACGGTCCGGTCGACCTGTTCGAAGCCGTGACCGACGCGGGCCGCAAGGGCATCACGCTGCAGCGCTACAAAGGCCTCGGCGAGATGAACCCGGAGCAGCTCTGGGAAACGACGCTGGACACCGAGGCGCGCTCGCTGCTGCAGGTGAAGGTCAAGGAGGTCGACGAAGCCGACGACATCTTCACCAAGCTGATGGGCGACGTCGTCGAGCCCCGCCGCGACTTCATCCAGGAACATTCGCTGAGCGCGACGATCGATATTTGATCGCCTCTCAAGCTCGTAGCTCTCGGTGCCAGCCAAGCACTCGCTGCACCTCTCCCGCTTGCGAGAGAGGTCGACACGCTCGCAGAGCGTGGCGGGTGAGGGCTTTCTCTTCTAGGGGATTGTCCCATTGCGGAGACACCCTCTCCCCCGCCCTCCCCCGCAGGCGGGGGAGGGAGCGCACCACCTCCGCGCCAACACCGCCCCTGAACCTCCCCACCCGCCATCGCGACGAATCGGCATGACCCCGCAAGGCCAATTCCGGCCGGGAAGTGTCGCGCCATGATCGCCTCTGCAACGACCAGCTCCGCCGCGCCCTCACGCCGCCTCGGCATCATCGGCAGCATCGTCGGCGTGCTGGCGTTGATGGCGGCGGTGCTGCCGCATTGGGTCGTGCCGATCGTGTTTCCGCCGCCGCCGGCGGACAAGGTGATCGTCGACACCGGACATCGCATCAAGGACCGCATCGTCGCGAAGGTGAAGGGCGTGGAGTATCAGGCTCCGAGGCCTGAGAAATCGGCTGGACGAAGCTGGAGTGAAACCGCATCGGTTACAGCAATCTCGCTCGGCCTGCTCGCCATCCTGCTTTCGGTGCTTTCCCTGATCTTCCGGGAGGAACGGCTCCTTGCCGCTGTCGCCGCCACACTCGGCACCGGCGCCATCGCCATCGAAATCTCCTTCTTCATGATGGGGGTTCTGATCCTGATCGCGATCCTCTACGTGATCGGGAATATCATCGGGCTGTTCTGAGGACCGCTTGCCACAAGCTCCCGTCCTCATCCTGAGGTGCCCGCGAAAGCGGGCGTCTCGAAGGATGGCCACGGGCGACACAGGGGCCTGCATGGTTCGAGACGCGCGTTCCGCGCTCCTCACCAGGAGGGATTAGCAGCCTCGCCTGGGCTCACGGACCGGCCACGAACCACTGCCCAGCACAATTGCTCCCGCGCTCAAATCTCTGTAGTTTCCGCCCGAAACAGCCCACCCAACAGGACAGCGAGAACCCCGTGGCGCCCATCCAATACATCGTCGAGGGCGGTCACCGGCTCTCGGGCTCGATCGAGCCGTCCGGCAACAAGAATTCGGCGCTGCCGATCATCGCCGCCGCGCTGCTGACCGAGCATCCGGTCGTGCTGGAGAACGTGCCCCGGATCCGCGACACCGAGACGCTGGTCGAGCTGGTCCGCTCGGTCGGCGCGTCGGCGGAATGGTCCGCACGCAACACGCTTCACATCCACGCCAAGAGCATCCGCGCCGCCGACCTCGACCCCGAGCTGTGCGTGCGTATCCGCGCCTCGATCCTGCTCGCCGGGCCCCTGCTCGCCCGCTGCGGCGAGGTGATGCTGCCGCCGCCCGGCGGCGACGTCATCGGCCGCCGGCGATTGGATACGCATGTGCTCGCGCTGGAGCAACTCGGCGCGAAGGTCACCGCGACCGACCGGCTCGAATTCCGCGCGCCCAAGCTCGCGGGCGCGGACGTGTTCCTGGACGAGCCGAGCGTCACTGCGACCGAGAATGCGCTGGTCGCAGCGGTCGCCGCCGACGGCGTCACCTATTTGCGCAACGCGGCCTCCGAGCCGCATGTGCAGGACCTCGCCAATTTCCTGGTCGCGCTCGGCGCCAGGATCGAAGGCATCGGCACCAACACCATGATCATCCATGGTCAAGCGACGCTCGGCGGGACGACGTACCGGATCCAGCCGGACCATATCGAGGTCGGCTCGCTGATCGGGCTCGCCGCCGTGACGCGCTCTCCGTTGCGCATCACGCGCGCCGGCGTCGAGCATCTGCGCTCGATCCGCATGGGATTCGAGCGGCTCGGCATCGTCTGCCGGATCGAGGGCGACGACCTCATCGTGCCCTCCAACCAGACATTGAAGATCCAGGACGACTTTGGCGGCCATGTGCCCAAGCTCGAGGACCAGCCCTGGCCGGCCTTTCCGGCCGACTTGATGTCGATCGCGATCGTCACCGCCACGCAATGCGAGGGCGTGATCCTGATGTTCGAGAAGATGTTCGAATCCAGGATGTTCTTCGTCGACAAGCTGATCGCGATGGGCGCGCGCATCGTGCTGTGCGACCCGCACCGCGCCATCATCGCCGGCCCCAGCCGCCTGCACGGCGCGACGATGACATCGCCCGACATCCGCGCCGGCATGGCGATGCTGCTCGCGGCCGTGTGCGCCGAGGGCACTTCGACTATCAACAACGCCGACCAGATCGAGCGCGGCTATGAGCGCATCGAGGAGCGGCTGAACGCGCTGGGTGCCAGGATCAAGCGCGTGCCTGAAAGGAAGAGCTGATTTTCGCCTCTCCCCGCCTGCGGGGAGAGGCCGGATTGCATCGCAATCCGGGTGAAGGGGGACTCTCCACGAGTCCAACTACCAGCTTTTCTGCGGACAGCCCCTCATCCCAACCCTCTCCCCGTAAGAACGGGAGAGGGAGAAGAGACACGGGCCATGTTTTCGTCGCGTGGCTGTGCTATGAGCCGCCATGCTCGACACCGTCCAACATCATGCGCAGCCGCATGCCGGTGTTCCGCCGAATCATGTTGCCGAAGAATTCGTCGAGACGCTGCGCCTTGCCGTGCCGATGATGCTGACCCAGCTCGGGCAGATCGCGATGATCACAACCGATCTCGCGATGATCGGGCGGCTCGGCGAGGAGGCAGTGGCCGCGGCGGCGCTGGCGCATACGGTCTATTTCGTCAGCTTCACGTTCGGGCTCGGATTGACGTCCGCAGTGTCGCCGCTGGCGGCGCAGGCATTCGGCGCCGGCGACGTCAGGCGCATTCGCCGCTCGTTGCGCGTCGGTTTGTGGGCCGCGCTGCTGATCTCGCTGCCGATGATGGCCTCGCCGCTTTATGGCGAGCAGATTTTGCTCGCGCTCGGTCAAATGCCCCGAGCGGCCGCGCTGGCGCAGCACTACCTGAACGGCCTCGCCTGGGGCATCGCACCGGCGCTCGGATTCATAGCGCTGCGCGGCATGATGAGCGCCGTAAACCGGCCGCAGGCGCCGCTGTGGATCACACTGGCGGCGATCCCGGTGAATGCCGCATTGGTCTATGCCCTGATCCACGGCCTGTTCGGCCTGCCGGAACTCGGCCTGTTCGGCGCGGGGCTCGCGACCACGCTGGTCAATCTCGGCACCTTCCTCGCCGCGCTCGCGATCGCCGGGCTGCGCGAGCCGTTTGCGAACTATCATCCGCTCGCCCGCCTCTGGCGGATGGACTGGCCGTTGATGCGCCAGCTGATCGCGATCGGCGCGCCGATCTCGTTTTCCCTGCTGTTGGAATATGGCCTGTTCTCCTCGGCGGCGCTGCTGATGGGACTGATCTCGACCGCCGCGATTGCCGCGCATCAGATCGCGCTCCAGGTCACCGCCGTGCTGTTCATGGTGCCGCTCGGCATCGGCATGGCGGCGACGGTGCGGGTCGGACATGCCTTCGGCCGCAAGGATCCGGCGGCGGTGAAACGCGCAGGGCTCGTCGCAGCCGTGCTCGGCGTCGCGCTGGTCTCCGCGCTGACGATCGGCATCGTGATCGGTCGCTATCAGCTCGGCCGGCTGTTTTTCGGCGGCGGCAGCGAAAGCGCAGCAACGGTCGAGCTGACGGCAACGCTGCTGCTGGTGGGCGCGAGCTTCTTCATCGCCGACGGCCTCCAGACCATCGTGGGCGGCGCGTTGCGCGGCATCAATGACACCCGAATGACGCTGCTGTTCGCCGCGATCGGATATTGGTGCGTCGCCTTTCCCGTCGCCTGGGTGCTTGCCTTCCACACAGGGCTGGGCGCGGTCGGCGTCTGGATCGGGTTCTCGATCGGCACGTTCGTCTATGCCGCCCTGTTGATCTTGCGCTTCCGGATGCTGGCGCGCAGATTGGCGGAATGAAGGGAAGGGTCCGCGAAGTCACCCCCAATGTCGACGCCGACGCGGTGCTGGCAGGCGCGCAGTTCATCGATGCGTTTCGCGTCGAGATCGGCGCGGCGACTGTCGATGCGCGCGAAGCCTGCACCAGGATGGTGCTGCACGGCCCGCGCTGGATCGATGTGCTGCTGCGCCTGCGCAACATTCTGGTGAGGCCGTTCGGGCTGAAGACATCCGGCGAAGGCGCGCCGGCCCCACGCGGCATGATCGGCCTGTTTCCGGTGCTGAGCGAGACACCGGAGCAGCTGGTCGCAGGCTTCGATGATTCGCACCTCGATTTCCGCATCGTGGTCGACGTTTCAGGCAATGCCGCGAGCCGCCGGGTGACCTCGACGACGCTGGTGCGCACGCACAACCTGCTCGGCCGGACCTATCTTGCGCTGATCATGCCCTTCCACAAGCTCGTGGTCCGCAACATGATGGGACGCATCGTGGCAACGGCCCGATGAACTGTGCGGGCCGACGTTGATAAACACGCCCGTGTTCAGCCCACCGGCCCTGGGGTCCAATTGTCCCCTGCGAGCGGACTGACTTTCACGTCTGGAATGACACCGAGATCCATGCTCGGATCGAAATGGCGCATCGTCCGCTCATTGAGGTCGATGATGCGGCCAGGTCGGAGCGGCCCCACGTCGTTTATCTTGACGATGACCTTCTTGCCCACGGCCTCGACGAGAGCATATTTCGGCCTCGCGCCAAATTCGACCCCACCAAATTTCCGGCGCAGACTCGTCTTGATGGCAGCCGTCCAGGCAGAGGGATCATAACGCTCGCCGGAGGCCGTCTTCGGACCGCCCTCCTCCTTGCCGGGCTTGAACGGATTGTAGGTGGACGCCGCGCCCACGATCGCATCGCCGGAGGCGGCATCGACGACGGTACTTGAGTGATCCCCACGCGTTTCACTTCGAGCAACGGCAACGGAAATGGCGAGCGCAAGCAGGGCGCCGCAAATTGCGGCGCTCGAGCGGAATAGCATCATAAGTCCTGTGATTTTTTAGATTGTCCGGTTCCAGAACCGCAAAAATGGTCAAGCGAACGCAGCAGCGTTCATCAACTTGCGCCAATCGTCTTGCGGATTCGAGCCAACCCCTGGCTACGGAACCGTCGTGTGAACCGGAGTGGTCCTCACGTCGTGTTTAGCTTCTCGCCGATTAAGACAGAGATTGCGTCAGCAACATGACCCGATGGAACCCGGCGCGTGCAGCGTCAGAAGACGCAGGCAGCGATCACGGCTGAACCGCGCGACCTATGCATTGCTGTCGAAACGAGTCCACGAGGATGCGTTCAACTCACTCCGCAACGCGCGCGGACTTGTCGGCCGAGGCCTCCGACCATTCGCCGACGACGCGGTCGAGGTCGCAGAGATTCTGGTGCATCTGCTCCAAGGAGAAGCCGAGCGCGAAGAAGCGCTCGGCGGTATCGCTGGGGTGGCCGCGGAGCAGGCCGTCCTGCCGGACGGACGCGACCGCCTCGGCGTAGTGCTGGAGCGCGACATGCACCGGATGGATCGGCGGCGCGCCGGCGCCCTCGCGCAAGGCACTAGCGGCCGCGCGCAGGAAGCGCGCGATCGCGGTCGACACTTCCGTCAGCGGAGCTGCCAGCCGCATCTGCACCTCGACCGGCAGCGGCACCACCGTAGCGCGGCCGATCATCACGACGTCATGGCGCAGCCGCAGGATCGTTCGCAACAACGGGCCGGTGTCGGGACCGCTCGACAGCCGCGCAGCGCGCTCGCGCTCGGCTTCGGAGCCGATCGCATTCAGGTTGACCATCGCGGTGCCGATGCCGTCCTGGATCCGGTGCAGCGCGTCGTTGTCGCGGCCGCGCGTGAGGCCGGCGAGCAGCTCGGTGAAGGCATCCGCGATCAGCTCGAGCAAAGTCGCCGCGCTGGCGCGGATCTGCCGCACCGCGCGCGAGGGCAGCACCAGGAACGAGACCAGCAATCCCGTGACCGCGCCGACGCCGACCTCGCTGACGCGGTCGATCGCCGAGGTCATGGGATCGGAGTGATGTATGGTCGGAACCAGGAGCACGATCACGGCGGTGACCGTGGCGGCGCTGAGGCTCGGATTGATCGCGGCGATGAAGGCGAGCGGGGCGACGGAGAGGACCAGCAGGCCGAGCAGGCCCGCCTCGCTGGAATAGGGAATCAGGATGGCGATGGCGCCGCCATAGATCGCGCCGCCGATGGTGCCGAGCATGTAGTCGCGCGTCGCCTTCAGCGAGCGGCCGACGCTCATCTGGGTCACGATCAGCGAGGTCAGCACCGCCCAGAGCGGCAACAACAGATGCAGGGCAGTCGCGATCGCATAGGCCGCGGTCGCGGCGACGGTGACCCGGATCGCCAGCCCCAATTGCGTCCGCCGCGCTCGAACCCGCTCGAACAGCTGCCTTGCGCGCGTCATACGGAATATCCCGATCGTCTTCGCCTAAGCAAAAGCATGGCTGATCCCCGCCCCCGCAAGGCCGCTTGAAAGGCCAAATCAGCCCGCCTAACTTGCGCGCCAAAACGAGGAAACACGATGGCTCACGAAACCGCAACGCTCGCCGCCTATGTCTTCAATCTGAAATACCAGGATATTCCGGCGGAGGTGCTGGAGCGCGCCAAAGTACTGACGCTGGACTTCCTCGGCAGCGCAATCCGGGCGCGGCGCGAGGCGGAATCGACCCCGTCGATGCTGAAGATGCTGGAGGCGCTGGCGCTCGACACCAGGGGCGAGTCCACCGTGTTCGGCGATGCCAAGACCTGGACGCCGGCGGTCGCGGCGCTGCTCAACGGCGCGCTCGGCCACTCCCTCGATTTCGACGACACCCACGCCGATTCCTCGCTGCATCCGAGCGCACCGGTGGTGCCGGCCGCCTTCGCCGTCGGCGAGATGGTCGGCGCGTCGGGCCGCGACGTGCTGACGGCGATTGTTGCCGGTTACGAGGTCTGCTGCCGGCTCGGCAATGCGCTCGATCCGACTTCGCATTATGCGCGCGGCTTCCACCCGACCGCGACCGCCGGCACCTATGGCGCGGCTGCGGCGGCCGGCAAGCTGTTCGGCCTGTCCGAGAAGCAGCTGATCGCCGCATTCGGCGTCTCCGGCAGCCAGGCCGCGGGCTCACTGCAATTCCTGGTCAACGGCGCCTGGAACAAGCGCTACCAGGTCGGCGCCGCCGCGATGAACGGCGTGATCGCCGCGACGCTGGCGCGCAACGATTTCGTCGGCGCGACCGAGTCGGTCGAGGGCAAGCACGGCCTGCTCGCCGGCTACACCGACGATGCGCATCCAGATAAGGCGGTAGCCGACCTCGGCAAGACCTATGAGACGATGAAGATCGGCGTGAAGCCGTATCCGAGCTGTCGCTATACCCATGCCGCGATCGACGCGCTGATCGCGATGCGGCGCGAGCACAATCTCACACCGGACCAGGTCAAGCGTGTCGAGATCGGCCTGCACCGCAACGGCATCACGCTGACCGGCGACGCCGCCACCAAGCGGCACCCGCGCTCGATCGTCGGCGGCCAGTTCTCGATGTTCTTCACCGGCGCGCTCGCGCTCGACCAGGGCTCATTCGGCTGGGACGATTACAACCGCCTGGGCGATGCCGCCATCGACGCGCTCGCCGACAGGTTCGACGTGGTGCAGGACGATCGCCTCGAGATCGGCCGCAGCCATCCGTTCGGTGCGCGCGTCAGCATCACGACGGATGATGGCGTGCACGAGCGGCTCTACGCCGATCCCTCGGGCGAGCCGACCTCGTTCCCGGATACGCAGGCGATGCAGCAGAAATTCCTGACCCTGGCCCGCCCGGTGCTGAACGCACGCGCGGAAAAGTTTGCAGACGCGATCATGACGCTGGAGCGGTTCGATCGCGTCGCCAAGGCGACGGAATTGGGGAGGTAGGAGCAGCGGCGCAGAGCGCGTCTGTTACCCTCCCCCTCCAGGGCAGGGCTATCGCATATGACTTGTGACGTCGGCCTGCGCGCACGCCTCGTCCTTCGAGACGGCGCTGACGCGCCTCCTCAGGATGAGGCTAATCAGCGTCAGTGCTCGTTGAAATTGCTGCCGCGCACTCCGCCCTCATCCTGAGGAGCCCGCCCAAAGCGGGCGTCTCGAAGGATGGCCGCTGGGAAAAGCTCTCAAATGCGATAGCCCTGCCTGGAGGGGGAGGGTCGGCGCACATTGAGCGTAGCGAAATGTGCGACGGGGTGGGGTGATCTCTCCACTCGGGCACTGCGCATCGCGGAGAGACCGTCACCCCACCCCGCTCGCGCTTCGCGCGGTCAACCCTCCCCCTCCAGGGGAGGGTAAGAGACGTCTCAACCCCCTCCCGCCACTTTCCCCTTGTCGCGCGTTGCCGCAACCACATCGCGTACCAGATCGAACACGCCATCCGCCTCCGGCGGCCCGTTCGGCGAGCGGCCGAGCCGCACGATCACCAGCTGCTCCGACGGGATCACGATGGTGTACTGCCCGATCGTGCCCTTGGCGAAGAAGGCATCGCGCGGCCAGCCGTGCTCCACGCGAAAATTTGCGCCAAAGCTGTCGCCCTGGTTGGTCCAGAAGCCGGCGCCGATGCCGACCCACGCGTTCGGCGTGGCCGTCGCCGAATAGGTCACCCACCCTTTCGGCAAGATGCGTTTGCCGCCGACGACGCCGTCATCGAGATAGAGCTGGCCGAAGCGCGCCCAGTCGCGCGCGGAGGCGAGCATCTCGCTCGACCCTTCGATCGTGCCGGCGCCGTCGAGCTGGAGCACGACATGGCGCATGCCGAGCGGCGCGAACAATTCGCGGCGTGCAAAACGTAGCGCGTCTTGCGGTGTGCCGCCGGCCGCATCGCGGATCAGATGCGAGAGGATGAGGGTGTTGCCGTCGTGATAATTCCACGCCGTGCCCGGCGCGGTTGCGAGCGGCATGCTCTCGGCATAGGCGGCCATGTCCTTCTCCACGAATTTCATCCGGTTGACCGGCTCGAAGGCGGAGCCGAGCGAGGCCTGCAGCGAGCTACCGAGCGCAAGGCCCGCGGTGTGACGTAAGAGCTGGTCGACTGTGATGGCATGGCGCGGATCATCGGGATCTTTCCAGGCGGCGACCGGCGCGGGGCCGTCGAGCTTGAGCTTGCCCTGGCGCACCAGCACGCCGATCAACGCCGAGATCACCGATTTCGTCATGGAGAAGCCGAGCAGCGGCGTCTCGGGGCCGCTGCCGTCGGCGTAGCGTTCGGCGACGATGCGACCGGCCTTCATCACGACGATGGCGCGGGTGCGGCGGTGAGGCGGCTGAGCGGGCTCGGCGAAGGCCCGGCCGAGCGCGGCGGCGAGCGAGGGGCTTTGCGGCGGCACGATCACGGAGCCGGCGATCTCGGGCAACAATGCGGGCCGTTTGTCGTCAGGCGGCGGCTCGACGGCAGTCATGCCATCGCCATGCTCGAGCGTGCAGCCGAGGCCTTCGCGATAGACGGCACGGCTGCCGAGGCCGAACAGCGTCACCGTGACATCCTTGCGGACGCGGTCGATTCTGTAGTCCATCGCCCAGCTGATCAGGCTCGCTCCGGGCATGGAGTCGGTGGTCTCGGCGAAGTTGCGCCCGGGATCGAGGCCGGAGACGAACGTCTCGGCACACAGGATGCCGGCGACGAAGCCGGTCGCGACCTTCGGCACGTCGCGGGCCC from Bradyrhizobium sp. CB1015 harbors:
- a CDS encoding MATE family efflux transporter, with the translated sequence MLDTVQHHAQPHAGVPPNHVAEEFVETLRLAVPMMLTQLGQIAMITTDLAMIGRLGEEAVAAAALAHTVYFVSFTFGLGLTSAVSPLAAQAFGAGDVRRIRRSLRVGLWAALLISLPMMASPLYGEQILLALGQMPRAAALAQHYLNGLAWGIAPALGFIALRGMMSAVNRPQAPLWITLAAIPVNAALVYALIHGLFGLPELGLFGAGLATTLVNLGTFLAALAIAGLREPFANYHPLARLWRMDWPLMRQLIAIGAPISFSLLLEYGLFSSAALLMGLISTAAIAAHQIALQVTAVLFMVPLGIGMAATVRVGHAFGRKDPAAVKRAGLVAAVLGVALVSALTIGIVIGRYQLGRLFFGGGSESAATVELTATLLLVGASFFIADGLQTIVGGALRGINDTRMTLLFAAIGYWCVAFPVAWVLAFHTGLGAVGVWIGFSIGTFVYAALLILRFRMLARRLAE
- a CDS encoding MmgE/PrpD family protein; translated protein: MAHETATLAAYVFNLKYQDIPAEVLERAKVLTLDFLGSAIRARREAESTPSMLKMLEALALDTRGESTVFGDAKTWTPAVAALLNGALGHSLDFDDTHADSSLHPSAPVVPAAFAVGEMVGASGRDVLTAIVAGYEVCCRLGNALDPTSHYARGFHPTATAGTYGAAAAAGKLFGLSEKQLIAAFGVSGSQAAGSLQFLVNGAWNKRYQVGAAAMNGVIAATLARNDFVGATESVEGKHGLLAGYTDDAHPDKAVADLGKTYETMKIGVKPYPSCRYTHAAIDALIAMRREHNLTPDQVKRVEIGLHRNGITLTGDAATKRHPRSIVGGQFSMFFTGALALDQGSFGWDDYNRLGDAAIDALADRFDVVQDDRLEIGRSHPFGARVSITTDDGVHERLYADPSGEPTSFPDTQAMQQKFLTLARPVLNARAEKFADAIMTLERFDRVAKATELGR
- a CDS encoding DUF2867 domain-containing protein; this encodes MKGRVREVTPNVDADAVLAGAQFIDAFRVEIGAATVDAREACTRMVLHGPRWIDVLLRLRNILVRPFGLKTSGEGAPAPRGMIGLFPVLSETPEQLVAGFDDSHLDFRIVVDVSGNAASRRVTSTTLVRTHNLLGRTYLALIMPFHKLVVRNMMGRIVATAR
- a CDS encoding serine hydrolase; translation: MIRRRKFVLLTTTVAAAGLALGAARARDVPKVATGFVAGILCAETFVSGLDPGRNFAETTDSMPGASLISWAMDYRIDRVRKDVTVTLFGLGSRAVYREGLGCTLEHGDGMTAVEPPPDDKRPALLPEIAGSVIVPPQSPSLAAALGRAFAEPAQPPHRRTRAIVVMKAGRIVAERYADGSGPETPLLGFSMTKSVISALIGVLVRQGKLKLDGPAPVAAWKDPDDPRHAITVDQLLRHTAGLALGSSLQASLGSAFEPVNRMKFVEKDMAAYAESMPLATAPGTAWNYHDGNTLILSHLIRDAAGGTPQDALRFARRELFAPLGMRHVVLQLDGAGTIEGSSEMLASARDWARFGQLYLDDGVVGGKRILPKGWVTYSATATPNAWVGIGAGFWTNQGDSFGANFRVEHGWPRDAFFAKGTIGQYTIVIPSEQLVIVRLGRSPNGPPEADGVFDLVRDVVAATRDKGKVAGGG
- the murA gene encoding UDP-N-acetylglucosamine 1-carboxyvinyltransferase, which gives rise to MAPIQYIVEGGHRLSGSIEPSGNKNSALPIIAAALLTEHPVVLENVPRIRDTETLVELVRSVGASAEWSARNTLHIHAKSIRAADLDPELCVRIRASILLAGPLLARCGEVMLPPPGGDVIGRRRLDTHVLALEQLGAKVTATDRLEFRAPKLAGADVFLDEPSVTATENALVAAVAADGVTYLRNAASEPHVQDLANFLVALGARIEGIGTNTMIIHGQATLGGTTYRIQPDHIEVGSLIGLAAVTRSPLRITRAGVEHLRSIRMGFERLGIVCRIEGDDLIVPSNQTLKIQDDFGGHVPKLEDQPWPAFPADLMSIAIVTATQCEGVILMFEKMFESRMFFVDKLIAMGARIVLCDPHRAIIAGPSRLHGATMTSPDIRAGMAMLLAAVCAEGTSTINNADQIERGYERIEERLNALGARIKRVPERKS
- a CDS encoding septal ring lytic transglycosylase RlpA family protein; its protein translation is MMLFRSSAAICGALLALAISVAVARSETRGDHSSTVVDAASGDAIVGAASTYNPFKPGKEEGGPKTASGERYDPSAWTAAIKTSLRRKFGGVEFGARPKYALVEAVGKKVIVKINDVGPLRPGRIIDLNERTMRHFDPSMDLGVIPDVKVSPLAGDNWTPGPVG
- a CDS encoding aromatic acid exporter family protein; protein product: MTRARQLFERVRARRTQLGLAIRVTVAATAAYAIATALHLLLPLWAVLTSLIVTQMSVGRSLKATRDYMLGTIGGAIYGGAIAILIPYSSEAGLLGLLVLSVAPLAFIAAINPSLSAATVTAVIVLLVPTIHHSDPMTSAIDRVSEVGVGAVTGLLVSFLVLPSRAVRQIRASAATLLELIADAFTELLAGLTRGRDNDALHRIQDGIGTAMVNLNAIGSEAERERAARLSSGPDTGPLLRTILRLRHDVVMIGRATVVPLPVEVQMRLAAPLTEVSTAIARFLRAAASALREGAGAPPIHPVHVALQHYAEAVASVRQDGLLRGHPSDTAERFFALGFSLEQMHQNLCDLDRVVGEWSEASADKSARVAE